A section of the Agarivorans litoreus genome encodes:
- the infC gene encoding translation initiation factor IF-3 produces the protein MKTGRRGQQQAARAHKINEEIQAQEVRLNGLDGESIGIVSLNEALNIAEESGVDLVEISPNAEPPVCRVMDYGKFIYEKSKSVKEQKKKQKQIQVKEIKFRPGTDEGDYQVKLRNLVRFLEEGNKAKVTLRFRGREMAHQSLGFDLLNRIKGDLEELAVVEAFPKMEGRQAVMVLGPKKK, from the coding sequence ATAAAAACCGGAAGACGTGGTCAGCAACAAGCTGCAAGAGCACATAAGATAAATGAAGAAATTCAAGCTCAAGAAGTACGCCTTAATGGCTTAGATGGCGAGTCCATTGGCATTGTAAGTTTGAATGAAGCGCTAAACATTGCCGAAGAGTCTGGCGTAGATTTAGTTGAAATTAGTCCGAATGCTGAACCACCTGTTTGTCGGGTCATGGATTACGGTAAGTTCATTTACGAAAAGAGTAAATCTGTAAAAGAACAGAAGAAGAAGCAAAAACAGATCCAGGTTAAGGAAATAAAATTCCGACCAGGAACTGACGAAGGCGACTATCAGGTAAAACTACGCAACCTGGTTCGCTTTCTAGAAGAGGGTAATAAAGCTAAAGTAACGCTACGTTTCCGTGGTCGTGAAATGGCACACCAAAGCTTAGGCTTTGATCTTTTAAATCGCATTAAAGGTGATTTAGAAGAGCTAGCAGTTGTGGAAGCTTTTCCAAAAATGGAAGGTCGCCAAGCTGTTATGGTGTTAGGCCCTAAAAAGAAGTAA
- the rpmI gene encoding 50S ribosomal protein L35, with protein sequence MPKMKSNKGAAKRFKKTASGGFKYKQAGLRHILTKRRTKVKRHLRPKGMIAASDVASIVRMLPYA encoded by the coding sequence ATGCCAAAAATGAAATCGAACAAAGGCGCAGCTAAGCGCTTTAAGAAAACTGCTTCTGGTGGTTTTAAATACAAACAAGCTGGTCTTCGTCACATCCTGACTAAGCGCCGTACTAAGGTAAAACGTCACCTTCGTCCGAAGGGTATGATTGCTGCATCTGATGTTGCATCAATTGTTCGCATGTTGCCGTACGCATAA
- the pheS gene encoding phenylalanine--tRNA ligase subunit alpha, protein MLDLDALINQAKTHIEAASAINELDTVRVEYLGKKGLMTKQLQGLGKLSPEERPQAGQLINQAKQAIQEALNQKRELLVQQELNAKLAAETVDVTLPGRTDEIGGLHPVTRTIERIQTFFGELGFQVKSGPEIEDGFHNFDALNIPEHHPARADHDTFYFNPDLVLRTQTSGVQIRTMETEKPPIRIISPGRVYRNDYDQTHTPMFHQVEGLMVDKNVNFTELKGVLYDFLQNFFEEDMQVRFRPSYFPFTETSAEVDVLGKNGWLEVLGCGMVHPNVLRAVNIDPEEYTGFAFGMGVERLTMLRYGVNDLRSFFENDLRFLKQFN, encoded by the coding sequence ATGCTAGATCTTGATGCGCTAATCAATCAGGCGAAGACTCACATAGAAGCAGCTTCTGCGATTAACGAACTCGATACCGTTCGCGTAGAATACCTAGGTAAAAAAGGGTTAATGACTAAACAGCTACAGGGACTTGGCAAATTATCGCCTGAAGAGCGTCCTCAAGCTGGTCAACTTATTAACCAAGCTAAACAAGCTATCCAAGAAGCATTGAATCAAAAGCGTGAATTATTGGTTCAACAAGAATTAAACGCAAAATTGGCGGCGGAAACCGTTGATGTAACGCTACCAGGTCGTACCGATGAGATTGGTGGTTTACATCCTGTTACTCGAACAATTGAACGTATTCAAACGTTTTTTGGCGAGTTAGGTTTTCAGGTTAAATCTGGCCCAGAAATCGAAGATGGTTTCCATAACTTTGATGCACTGAATATTCCCGAGCATCACCCAGCACGTGCTGACCACGATACTTTTTATTTTAATCCCGATTTGGTATTACGCACCCAAACTTCTGGTGTACAAATCCGAACCATGGAAACCGAAAAGCCGCCAATCAGAATTATTTCTCCTGGCCGCGTATACCGCAACGATTACGACCAAACGCATACGCCTATGTTCCATCAGGTTGAAGGTTTGATGGTAGACAAGAATGTTAACTTCACCGAGTTAAAAGGCGTGTTGTACGATTTCTTGCAAAACTTTTTTGAAGAAGACATGCAAGTGCGTTTTCGTCCGTCATATTTCCCGTTTACCGAAACATCCGCTGAAGTTGATGTACTAGGTAAGAATGGTTGGTTGGAAGTTTTGGGCTGTGGCATGGTGCACCCAAATGTATTACGCGCAGTAAATATTGACCCTGAAGAGTACACTGGCTTTGCCTTTGGCATGGGTGTAGAGCGTTTAACCATGTTGCGCTACGGCGTTAACGATTTACGTTCATTCTTCGAAAACGATTTACGTTTCCTAAAACAATTTAATTAA
- the rplT gene encoding 50S ribosomal protein L20, with amino-acid sequence MARVKRGVQARARHKKVLKQAKGYYGARSRVYRVAFQAVIKAGQYAYRDRRQRKRQFRQLWIARINAASRQNGLSYSRFIDGLKKASIEIDRKILADIAVFDKAAFTVLVEKAKAAL; translated from the coding sequence ATGGCCAGAGTTAAACGCGGTGTACAAGCACGTGCACGTCATAAGAAAGTCTTAAAACAAGCCAAAGGTTACTACGGAGCACGTTCACGTGTTTATCGCGTAGCCTTCCAAGCGGTAATTAAAGCGGGTCAATACGCTTACCGTGACCGTCGTCAGCGTAAACGTCAATTCCGTCAACTATGGATTGCACGTATTAATGCTGCTTCTCGTCAAAATGGTTTGTCTTACAGCCGTTTCATTGACGGACTTAAAAAAGCATCTATCGAAATCGATCGTAAGATCCTAGCTGATATTGCTGTTTTTGATAAAGCAGCATTCACAGTATTGGTAGAAAAAGCAAAAGCTGCTTTATAA